A stretch of DNA from Basfia succiniciproducens:
AGAAGTAGGTAAAAAGATGCCGCGTTGACCGAATAACTCAATAATATCGGCTAAATTCAGCGTAATGAGCACGCCTAATATAGTACCGATTATTGTACCGACCAGCCCCACTAAAAAACCTTGCAAAATAAAAATACGGCGAACCTGTCGCTTGTTTAATCCTTGAGTTTGCAAAATGGCAATTTCTCCTTGTTTGTCTACTACCATCAAACTCAATGAAGTAATGATATTGGAAATCGCCACAATAATAATCAGGCTGATTAATAACCCCATCATATTTTTTTCCATGCGTACCGCCTGGAAAAATTCACCTTTTTGGCTGCGCCAATCCTCTAATTTCCATTTATCCGCAGAAAAAAATTGCGGCAATGCGGTAATTTGAAAAGGATCGTCTAAAAATAACCGATAACCTTGCACCTGCTCCGGTCGAATGCGCATTAAACGCCCGATATCCGACAAATTAGCAAAAATTTCATAGTCGGAAACTTCGGAATTATCGGAAAAATAAATATCGCTGACAGTAAACAAGCGCTGTGTCGGTACTCGTCCGAAAGGCGTATATTGGCTGTTTTCGGTGATCATTAAGCGTACTTTATCGCCGATATTCAGACGGAGCTTATCCGCCAACCTGTTGCCTATCAGAATTTTAAATTCGCCGGCAGGCAGTAATTCGCTAAGTTGCTGTTGGGTTAAATAATCCAGAATTAAATCATCGCTTGGTTTTTGCACGCCGATAATATGCCCTGCGCTCACACCTTGCGCGGTTTGTAAAATAACATTCGTGCTATTAATCGGTACCGCCTGGCGCACAAAATCCGGCATGGCCGGTTGGGCGGCTTGTAAATCCAAATAACCTTCCTGCGGCATTAATACGGCATGAGGAATGCCGGATAACACCTGTTGTTTTTGATGTTTTTCCAGACCGTTCATGACAGACAACACAATAATCAGCGCCATCACACCAAGCACAATGCCCGAGCTGGCCAAATTAGTCACTAATCGGGCGAAACGATCCGCACTTTTAGCCCGCCAGTAACGCAGCGCGATATAAAGGGAAACTGGGAAATTCATATTACCTTTAGGTATCTAACCTGTTTGAATCACATTTAAATAAGATGAAAATGACAGATGGAAACATCCGAGAGGAAACCCCATCCACTCTCATCGAGCAAATGGGGTGATTATACGTTTATTTTCCGGTGGCGACAAACTCTTCAATATTATCGCGTACTTTATTGACTAAAGTGGTAACCGCACTATCCGACGCCCAAGCGATATGCGGAGTAATGAGCAGATTCGGCATGGTTTTCGCCGCAACAATTAGCGGATTATCTTTTTCCGGCGGT
This window harbors:
- a CDS encoding lipoprotein-releasing ABC transporter permease subunit → MNFPVSLYIALRYWRAKSADRFARLVTNLASSGIVLGVMALIIVLSVMNGLEKHQKQQVLSGIPHAVLMPQEGYLDLQAAQPAMPDFVRQAVPINSTNVILQTAQGVSAGHIIGVQKPSDDLILDYLTQQQLSELLPAGEFKILIGNRLADKLRLNIGDKVRLMITENSQYTPFGRVPTQRLFTVSDIYFSDNSEVSDYEIFANLSDIGRLMRIRPEQVQGYRLFLDDPFQITALPQFFSADKWKLEDWRSQKGEFFQAVRMEKNMMGLLISLIIIVAISNIITSLSLMVVDKQGEIAILQTQGLNKRQVRRIFILQGFLVGLVGTIIGTILGVLITLNLADIIELFGQRGIFLPTSLELGQIIVIVAFSLLLSLLSTIYPAYRAAKVEPAEALRYE